One genomic window of Gossypium hirsutum isolate 1008001.06 chromosome D11, Gossypium_hirsutum_v2.1, whole genome shotgun sequence includes the following:
- the LOC107945008 gene encoding putative disease resistance protein RGA1, producing MAEAIAFDIAAELIIKLSSRALSQVGLWWNLEHDIHDLKRTVCQIKAVLLDAEEKSVTDNLVKVWLEELKDVLYDADDLLDDFSTEALRKDVSGGNKLTKEVRLFFSSSNQFAYGLKMGRKMKAIKARLASIEREANTFGFIPRDRPAETSFMTKRRQQTHSFEREDDIIGRDDDKAALLKLVLEFQSEENVYIIPIVGFGGLGKTALAQLVYNHEMVKNHFALMMFASVSDDFDVKVIVANIIKSVTNQAPDQNLEMDQLQKQLRDKIDGKKYLLVLDDIWDDDPEKWSRLKKLLMGGAKGSRIIVTTRSLRVAEITNKCPSHVLKLKGLSDDDAWSLFKKIAFEQGYADSTNSAFVEVGRQISERCGGVPLAIRTIAGTLSLKKTANEWHSFKENELAKISQIEGELLPILKLSYDHLPSHLKHCFAYCRLYPKDYRIEVEELVQFWIAQGFIKQLNQGQSLEEIGFGYFKDLVERSFFQEVEGDLMEEMTCKMHDLMHDVAESVAGMESSIVDSNKIASDVGEKCRHISINPLLIPSLIPLFKGKKLRTLLHFQDNNDQKLSDETWDLIIANCGCLRVLKLDSMGIRKISPSICKLKHLRYLDLSWNFNIKILPKSICKIQNLLALKLDWCDGLQELPKKIEKLVNLTHIGCEGCLDLTHMPRGIGKLTSLETLRMFVVDKDGSHGGADLSELRLLNNLRGHLEITNLGFVKNAKEKFKAANLKEKQHLRSLHLQWNVDSDDDYDDEKSLEDLQPHPNLKQLHIAGWRGDAKFPSWLSLLTNLVYMTIHRGNFKQIPSFAQFPCLKRLTIRYCTKLEYMDDNSPKGSQGEAQSFFPSLKHLSLWDCPNMKSWWRTTKPIDDDSNEDDTTVMGTSTMAFPCLSSLTIQNCPLTLMPLYPSLDDKLELRNTSSRPLKQTIKMNINAKAPSTSTSSLPLSKLKSFDVHNIEGLYTHTLDECLQHLTSLKRLTIGDCKEVDLEGMQWEPLKNLSHLEIDNIPKLVSLFIWLQHLVQLQTLKIHNCNGLRSLLPVFQHLTFLEEFEVKDCKKLELSGAGIQIFQDHTSLRSLRLEHIPKCRHLPKWLQHLTNLQGLYLVNLPNLTSLPDEMRCLTKLQILDINGIPQLEERCRKDIGADWHKIAHIPHIW from the exons ATGGCCGAAGCAATTGCTTTCGACATTGCCGCAGAGCTCATTATTAAGTTGAGCTCTCGTGCTCTCTCTCAAGTTGGGCTGTGGTGGAATCTAGAACATGACATCCACGACCTCAAACGCACTGTCTGTCAAATCAAAGCTGTGCTTCTTGACGCTGAAGAGAAATCGGTGACCGACAATCTCGTCAAAGTTTGGCTTGAAGAGCTGAAAGATGTGCTTTATGATGCCGACGACTTGCTCGATGATTTCTCTACTGAAGCTTTGCGGAAAGATGTATCGGGTGGGAACAAGCTGACGAAAGAGGTACGCCTTTTCTTCTCAAGCTCAAACCAATTTGCTTATGGTCTCAAAATGGGTCGGAAAATGAAGGCCATTAAGGCGAGATTAGCTTCAATTGAAAGGGAGGCCAACACTTTTGGCTTCATTCCGCGTGATCGCCCCGCGGAAACCTCTTTCATGACTAAAAGGAGGCAGCAAACGCACTCTTTTGAGCGTGAAGATGACATAATAG GGAGGGATGATGATAAAGCAGCTCTTCTAAAACTCGTGTTGGAGTTTCAAAGTGAAGAGAATGTTTATATCATTCCAATTGTGGGGTTTGGAGGGTTAGGGAAGACTGCTTTGGCCCAACTTGTCTATAACCATGAAATGGTCAAAAATCATTTTGCCTTAATGATGTTTGCGTCTGTTTCAGATGATTTTGATGTGAAAGTTATTGTAGCGAACATTATCAAATCTGTGACTAATCAAGCACCTGATCAAAATCTTGAAATGGATCAATTGCAAAAACAACTTCGAGATAAAATTGATGGGAAAAAATATTTGCTTGTTTTGGATGACATTTGGGATGACGACCCAGAAAAGTGGTCTAGGCTAAAGAAGTTATTGATGGGTGGGGCTAAAGGGAGTAGGATAATAGTAACTACTCGATCTCTAAGGGTAGCGGAGATAACTAATAAATGTCCATCTCATGTTTTGAAATTGAAAGGCTTGTCTGATGATGATGCTTGGTCTTTGTTCAAAAAGATAGCATTTGAGCAAGGATATGCAGACTCAACAAATTCAGCCTTTGTGGAAGTAGGGAGACAGATTTCGGAAAGGTGTGGTGGGGTTCCCTTAGCCATAAGGACGATAGCTGGTACATTATCTTTGAAGAAAACTGCAAATGAGTGGCATTCTTTCAAAGAAAATGAACTTGCTAAAATATCACAAATTGAAGGAGAACTTCTACCTATCCTGAAATTGAGTTATGATCATCTCCCGTCTCATTTGAAGCATTGCTTTGCTTATTGCCGATTGTATCCAAAAGATTACAGAATTGAAGTAGAAGAGCTTGTTCAATTTTGGATTGCACAGGGTTTCATAAAGCAATTGAATCAAGGTCAATCTCTCGAGGAGATCGGATTTGGGTATTTTAAAGATTTAGTTGAAAGAAGTTTCTTTCAAGAGGTAGAAGGAGACTTGATGGAAGAAATGACATGTAAAATGCATGATTTAATGCATGATGTAGCTGAATCAGTAGCAGGGATGGAGAGTAGTATTGTAGATTCAAATAAAATTGCAAGTGATGTTGGTGAAAAATGTCGCCACATATCAATTAATCCTTTATTAATTCCTTCATTAATTCCTTTGTTTAAGGGCAAGAAGTTGCGAACCTTGTTACATTTTCAAGACAACAACGATCAAAAATTGAGTGATGAAACTTGGGATTTGATAATTGCAAATTGTGGATGCTTGCGTGTATTGAAATTGGATTCTATGGGTATTCGAAAGATTTCACCCTCCATTTGTAAGTTGAAACATTTGAGGTACCTTGATCTTTCTTGGAATTTCAATATTAAGATTCTCCCAAAGAGTATTTGCAAGATTCAGAATTTGCTAGCGCTGAAACTTGACTGGTGTGATGGGCTTCAAGAATTGCCAAAGAAGATTGAAAAATTGGTGAATCTTACCCATATTGGGTGTGAAGGTTGTTTGGATTTAACTCATATGCCACGTGGAATAGGGAAGCTGACTTCACTTGAGACGTTAAGGATGTTTGTAGTGGATAAAGATGGGTCCCATGGCGGTGCAGATCTAAGTGAATTGAGACTGCTTAACAACTTAAGGGGACATCTAGAAATAACAAATTTGGGATTCGTAAAAAATGCAAAAGAGAAGTTTAAGGCTGCTAATTTGAAAGAGAAGCAACATTTGAGATCGTTGCATTTACAATGGAATGTTGATTCTGATGATGATTATGATGATGAGAAGTCACTTGAAGACCTCCAACCCCATCCTAATCTCAAGCAGCTCCATATTGCAGGATGGAGGGGTGATGCCAAGTTTCCAAGTTGGCTTTCTTTGCTCACAAATCTGGTTTATATGACAATACATCGGGGTAATTTCAAACAAATCCCGTCCTTTGCGCAATTTCCTTGTCTTAAACGGCTGACCATACGTTATTGTACTAAGCTGGAGTACATGGATGATAATAGCCCAAAAGGAAGTCAAGGAGAAGCACAATCATTCTTCCCATCACTTAAGCATCTTTCGCTCTGGGACTGTCCGAATATGAAGAGTTGGTGGAGGACGACAAAACCAATCGATGATGATTCCAACGAGGACGACACAACAGTTATGGGAACATCAACCATGGCATTTCCTTGTCTTTCCTCTTTAACAATTCAAAATTGCCCTTTGACTTTGATGCCACTGTATCCATCACTCGATGATAAGCTAGAGTTGAGGAATACCAGTTCAAGGCCGTTAAAGCAGACTATCAAGATGAACATCAATGCTAAGGCCCCATCAACTTCAACCTCTTCTCTTCCACTCTCCAAATTGAAATCTTTCGATGTACACAACATTGAGGGGTTGTACACTCACACGCTAGATGAGTGCCTGCAACATCTCACCAGCCTCAAAAGATTAACAATAGGAGATTGCAAGGAGGTTGATTTAGAGGGCATGCAATGGGAACCCCTTAAGAATCTCTCTCATTTGGAGATTGATAATATTCCAAAGCTGGTGTCTCTCTTCATTTGGCTTCAACATCTTGTTCAATTGCaaacattaaaaattcataactgCAATGGATTGAGGTCACTGCTTCCTGTGTTCCAACATCTCACTTTCCTTGAAGAGTTCGAAGTAAAGGACTGCAAGAAGCTGGAGTTATCTGGAGCTGGCATCCAAATATTCCAAGATCATACAAGCCTACGCTCTCTACGGCTGGAACATATTCCAAAGTGTCGGCATCTTCCGAAGTGGCTTCAACATCTAACAAATCTGCAAGGGCTTTATCTCGTTAATTTGCCCAATTTAACATCTCTTCCGGACGAGATGCGTTGCCTAACCAAATTGCAAATTTTAGACATAAATGGAATTCCTCAGTTGGAGGAAAGATGTCGGAAGGACATTGGCGCTGATTGGCATAAGATTGCTCACATCCCCCACATTTGGTAG
- the LOC107951703 gene encoding HVA22-like protein j, with protein sequence MLGEFITRVLVLVLGYGFPAIECFKTVEKNKVSVEELRFWCQYWIVVALLTVFESIGDTVFSWLPVYDELKLALLIYLWYPKTKGTGYVYDTVLRPFMARHETEMERKVEEWRARAWDFALYYWQNCTDLGQTKWAEMWQILSGQSSRLKQQGKLTKLEDLQLDFDDDKRSRRKIAGGKNHKGRT encoded by the exons ATGTTGGGTGAATTCATTACTAGAGTACTTGT GTTGGTTCTTGGATATGGATTTCCAGCTATTGAATGCTTTAAAACAGTGGAGAAGAACAAGGTTTCAGTTGAAGAACTCAGATTTTGGTGTCAATATTG GATTGTGGTGGCGCTTTTGACCGTATTTGAGAGTATTGGTGACACTGTGTTTTCATG GTTACCTGTCTATGATGAGCTGAAGCTGGCACTCTTAATCTACCTATGGTACCCTAAAACCAAG GGAACTGGTTATGTGTACGACACAGTGTTGAGGCCATTCATGGCAAGGCATGAAACAGAAATGGAGCGTAAAGTGGAAGAATGGAGGGCTAGAGCATGGGATTTTGCTTTGTATTATTGGCAAAATTGCACTGACTTGGGGCAGACTAAATGGGCCGAAATGTGGCAGATCTTGTCTGGTCAATCTTCCAGGTTAAAACAACAAGGCAAACTG ACAAAATTGGAAGACTTACAATTGGACTTCGATGACGACAAGCGGAGCCGTCGGAAAATAGCCGGAGGGAAAAATCATAAAGGTCGAACCTGA
- the LOC107952329 gene encoding transcription factor E2FA — MSGGAGASDGPTLPYQPSPTASTAPASTVPSVVPPIRRHLAFASTKPPFVHPDDYHRFSSSNSRGIVADQEVEAIVVRFPQLKRKSAADKNEVESSQWTSSPGVTSISNSPFQTPVSAKGGRIDNRSKTSKANKSMPQTPVSNAGCPSPLTPAGSCRYDSSLGLLTKKFVNLMKHAEDGILDLNKAAETLEVQKRRIYDITNVLEGIGLIEKKFKNRIQWKGVGASKPGETDGDVSVIQEEIENLSMEERRLDDQIREMQERLRDLSENENNQKLLFVTEEDIKGIPCFQNETLIAIKAPHGTTLEVPDPDEDVDYRQRRYRIILRSTMGPIDVYLVSQFEEKFEEMNGVEPPLRVPLASSSGSNENQVELVNTVSIQKEIELQAQQTHQICSDINATQESVGGMMRIVPSDIDNDADYWLLSDADVSITDMWKTDCVEWSGVDMLHSDFGMAEVGTPRPESPPSRMTEVPSSDFKSTR; from the exons ATGTCCGGCGGGGCTGGAGCCTCCGATGGTCCCACGCTGCCGTATCAACCTTCTCCCACGGCTTCAACAGCACCAGCTTCGACGGTTCCTTCGGTTGTTCCGCCGATACGTCGTCACCTAGCCTTCGCTTCGACGAAGCCGCCGTTTGTTCATCCCGATGATTATCACAGATTTTCATCTAGTAATAGTCGTGGAATCGTCGCCGATCAAGAAGTTGAAGCAATTGTTGTGAGATTTCCA CAATTAAAAAGGAAAAGCGCAGCAGACAAAAATGAAGTTGAGTCTAGCCAATGGACAAGCAGTCCAGGAGTTACCAGCATATCCAACAGTCCCTTCCAGACACCCGTATCTGCTAAAGGAGGAAGGATAGATAATAGATCAAAAACATCAAAAGCCAACAAATCAATGCCTCAAACACCTGTGTCAAATGCTG GTTGTCCATCTCCTCTTACACCTGCTGGCAGCTGCCGGTATGATAGTTCTCTAG GTCTGTTGACGAAGAAGTTTGTCAATCTTATGAAGCATGCTGAAGATGGTATCCTTGACCTAAATAAGGCTGCAGAAACATTGGAG GTGCAGAAGAGGAGGATATATGATATAACAAATGTCTTGGAGGGCATTGGTCTTATCGAAAAGAAGTTCAAAAACAGAATACAGTGGAA GGGTGTTGGTGCTTCAAAGCCAGGAGAAACAGATGGCGATGTCTCTGTAATACAG GAGGAAATTGAGAACCTTTCCATGGAAGAGAGGAGATTAGATGATCAAATAAG AGAAATGCAGGAAAGGTTGAGGGATTTGAGTGAGAATGAGAACAATCAGAA GTTGCTTTTTGTGACTGAAGAGGACATCAAGGGTATACCTTGTTTTCAG AATGAAACCCTGATAGCAATTAAAGCTCCACATGGAACAACTCTCGAAGTACCTGATCCTGATGAA GATGTTGATTATCGACAAAGGAGATACAGGATAATCCTTAGAAGCACAATGGGTCCGATTGATGTTTACCTAGTCAG CCAATTTGAGGAAAAGTTTGAAGAGATGAATGGCGTTGAACCACCTCTGAGAGTCCCACTTGCTTCAAGTTCTGGCTCTAATGAAAACCAAGTTGAGTTGGTCAATACAGTGAGCATCCAAAAGGAGATTGAACTACAGGCTCAGCAAACTCATCAAATCTGCTCTGATATAAATGCTACACAAGAGTCTGTTGGGGGAATGATGAGAATTGTTCCATCGGATATTGAC AATGATGCGGATTATTGGCTTCTATCAGATGCCGATGTTAGCATTACAGATATGTGGAAGACAGATT GTGTTGAATGGAGCGGAGTAGATATGCTTCATTCAGACTTCGGAATGGCTGAGGTCGGTACCCCAAGGCCAGAAAGTCCACCTTCTAGAATGACCGAAGTGCCATCTTCTGATTTTAAATCAACTCGATAG